The Bos indicus x Bos taurus breed Angus x Brahman F1 hybrid chromosome 3, Bos_hybrid_MaternalHap_v2.0, whole genome shotgun sequence genome segment TCTTACTTGACCTCAGTTGCTTGCACAATGACTGCATGTGctcaataattaaaataaaagagccTGTGTTTCACAGACGAGGAAACAGCATGAAGGAGTAAGTGACTTCATCAAGGTCTCATGGCAAAGCTGGCATACAAAACCAGTTTTTAAGATTCCAGATCCAATATTTCTTTCATTGTACTTTGCCTGTAGTCgaaaagtttaagaaatattGAACTATGAATTAATTGAGTATTCTTTCTGAAtataaaaattgtggtaaagaaaatcccactgacagctTGCAATGTAAATTTATGTGGATGGGGGCTTCTTCAGTTCTCTTTGGTTTATATTAATGCTTGAAGGTGAATGGGCTATGATTTTTCATGATTGAGTGTCGGCTATGATGGAAAAGCCAATTGAACAAATAGTGTGTGCTCCTTTTCATGTTTGCATATTGTAAATATTTGAATACTGGAAAATAGTAGAGAAGaagttgaaaaagttggctattTCCTCATGTACCAGGGGTCTGCTCTGGATACTAAAGCTATATGAATTGTCACTCAGTGATTCAGTGAGCTTTTATTCCTGCTTATATGACCTATAGCACTTGTTGAACACTGTTGAAAGCAGTTTATACATGACACTCACAAATCCTGTGAGTTAAGTATGTTATTATTCCCGTTTTACACACAAggatacagacacacagataaaACGTAACACAACCTAGTACATCGATGAGCTAGCATTTGAACCCAAGTGGTCTGGTTCAAGAGCCCAAACCCTTAACCAGGATGCTAAGCTGTGTGAGTTATTTTGTTTTCAGAGGCGCTACAGAGATGAAAAGATAGGGCCGCTGCTCTCAAGTGAATTGATGGCATGAGGGGGAGTAAAGGTATGGAAATGGGAGAGGTATTATTTGTGGTGACTGTGCCCTGCCAAAGGTATGCTGATTGTGTCTTGCCCATTCTCATTTAAACTCTACAAACATAGGAGGGAAGTATCCTTACCccattttaaaaaggaggaaactgaaggaAGGACAGGTTAGGTAACTTACCAAACTCAAAGGAAGCATCAGAGTTAGAGTAGGAACTTAGCTTGGACTGACTTCAAACGTGTTCTTTCTGTTGCTTTGTGCTCCCTCTGTACAGATACAGAATCTGTGCAGATAATCTGTACAGATACAGAATCAGAATATGATATAATtaccataattttaaatattgtgtaAGGTGCATGGGGAACATAGGAAAAGGATACCTATGTCTGTCTAGGGAGAAGAGGAAGGTTTCACAGGGCGGGTAGTGCTTGAGTTACAGCAGTTGATTAAAACCTTCAGACAGAGAAGAGAGCATGTGCCAAATCATTGAGGGGTGAGAGAATGTGATATATTCAGTGGTTGGGTATTTCAACAGTAAAGTGGGAGAAGAGAATAAATTTTAGATATTTAGATAGAATTGATCTGACTTAAAGATAGTATATGAGGTATGAGGGTCAAGGAGGATCCAGGAAAACTCAGAGGTTTCTGGCTTCAGTAAGTTCAGTTTGTGATGATACTATTTACTGAGGGGCTAGGAACAGGATTTAAGGGGAAAGAATAAGTGTAGTTGGAGATCTGTTGTGTTCAAGGGGCTCATGGGGGCATTCAAGTGATAATTTTGCCCTCGGAGGCGCCTGCATGTATTTAGAGATGAGAGAGTTATCTGTATGTAGGTATTGTGTTGCCAGTTAAAAACAATGTTCAGTTACATTTGCCTATCAAATgaacaatgaatatttttttcatgtaagtattggtggagctagtggtaaagaacctgcttgccaatataggtagatgtaagagatgtaggtttggtccctgggttgggaagatcccctggagaagggcatagcagcccactccagtattcttgcctggaagaccccctggacaaaggagcctggtgggccatagtccatagggttgcaaagagtcggacacgactgaagtgacttagcatgcctgtTGCATGCAGTATTTGGgacttatactaaaaaattatttgttgtttatttgaaatttaaaattaactggttgttttatatttttatttgctctaTTTGGTCACCCTATATAGGTGATTGTTGAAGACATGAAAGTGGATGAGATTGTTCagggaacaaaaatagaaaaaagagtagAGCTCAGGATAGAGCGCTGGGAACTGGATTAATTTAATGCTTCAAAATGGCTTCAAGTAATCTCCCAAGCAGCAGCCTTGTTATTACCTGGGAACCTATTAGAAATGTATGTTCTTGGTGGTTCATGCTCCAGACCTGCTGAATAAGAAATTTTGAGGCTGAAACCCAAAAATCTATGTCTTAACAAGATTTTAAGGGTTTCCAATGCCACTGAATTTGGGACCATTgactttgttgttgcttagttgctaagttgagtccaactcttttgtgaccccatggactgtagcccaccaaacttctctgtccgtgggatttcccaagcaagaatactggagtgggttgccatttccttctccagaggatcttcccaacctagtgattgaacctgtgtctcctgcattggcaggcagattctttaccactgaaccacctggggagcccacctTTTACTTGGGATGAGTATAAGATTAACGAAGGATACTAAGAAATAGTAATGATGAATTGAAATAACATAATCAGAAGGCAACCAATAGAATTATTGGTGATGTCAGATGTTTTTGAGAGACCAAGAAAGATAAAACCTAAAATTGTTTATTGAATTATGCAATTTGAGATAATTGGTTATCTTTCAGTTGAAGCAACAGCTTGATTGCATTGTGTTCAGGAGGGAATCAAAGTGAAGAAGTAGAGAAAGAATGGAATACTTTTTCTGTTAAGTTTGgttgaaaagggagagagaagagaggtcaGTAGTTCCCTATGGAATAGGTTCCTTATAAGCTGAAGGGAAGAAACCAACATGGAAGTTGTAAAAGGAACAAAGGCAGGAATGACTGAGACTCCTTGAGGGTCATGATATTTGGTACCCATGCCAAACTCTTGCTGAACTCTGTAACGTAAAATTGCTGAATAGTTGCTGAGTTGCCGAAAGGAAAGAACAGTGCTAAGAACTGGACTATTTCCAGACTAAGGAAACCATACCTTTCTCTAGAAACAGATGAGGTGTGCTCGATAACCCAATCAAATGTACAGAACAGATTTATCCTCCAATCCAAATTCTTAGTCAACAGCTTGTGTAAGCCTGCTTGAACTTCCTTCTTTGCCCCGTAAAATCTCCTATGCATTCTCCTCCACTGGGACGCTATTCTGGCTTCCTCCAGAATCTGTGATCCCTGAATTGCAGTTCTAAGAACCCATATAGACTACCTTTTTGCCTCTTTACAGTTCATGCCGCTTTCATTGACAAGGTGGAGAGAGGCTTAGGATATACAAAGAAAGTATGAAGTGCTGTAAGAAGGGGGAGGGAAAGGGACTCCGAAAACAGGCATGGTTTCAGCCATGGCTGAGGAGGTTGCCTTTTCCTGTGAGGTTCAAGGACAGTTTGCCAGCCCGTGTGTAGGCATGGTGGAGGAGGCAGTCAGGATGCTGAGGGAATTCTTACTTAGCTGCCTCTATTTTCTTGGTGAAATAGAAGCATTACTGAGTCAGAAATATATGGGGTTTGGACTTATGAGTGATGGAGGTGTGGAACAGTTACTTTGTGAAGTAAGAGAAACTGACTAGGGAAATGTAGCAGgcatattagaaaaatattaagagaTTGAGTTGATGATAGACGATCTTTTATTGAGTCGTAAGTGTTCTTTTTGGTTAAGTTGAAGGCAGTCTATATATGTACttttaacttctcctttttcacaaGTGCCAGTAAATGAATATTGTTATTTAAGTATAGTGTTTAAGAATGTCCACTTTGAATtgccaggtggttcagtggtaaaagactctagtattcttgcctggaaaattccgtggacagaggagcctggtgggctacagcctatggggttgcaaagagttggacacgactgagtgactgagcacacacacacactttgaatTGAATGAATTTGgactcactcattcaacaaatatttattcggTGTTATAATTATGAAAACAATAATAAGAGCTAGCATTTTGCTGATGAGTCATATTTAACTTTTGGCTAATTGTAAGGCATCATGCTATgtactttatttgttttaaatcatATGTCCCATAAATTCACTCCAGTGAGTTAGGTAATACTGTCTTTTTAGATAAGGAAATTGGAACtgaaaaagattaaataacttgttcCTAAATACTGGGATTGCTAGCGTTGTCATTCCTGCAGCgcaccctttccttctctccctttcttagAGCTGGGGGTTGTGGACAGCGTCTTGTATCCCAGCCAATTGCTTGAGTGGCCTGGCAGGGGAGTGGGCCACGAGCATGTGGAGGGCACTGTGGACTGAAGAGAGACACACAGCATGGCTGAAAATCGAGAGCCTATTGGGGTTGTCAAGGCTGAGCCTGACCCAGTGGAGTATACCCTGTGGGAGCGGCTTCCCCACCGCctgccctggaggcccagtgacATTTATGTCCACAAGAAGACTGGCCTTATGGTCCAGCTGGCCTGCTGCCAGAAACTGCTAGGCCGAAGGGCAGGGATTCAGAGTGCCTGCACTGAGATCTTCACCCACCACTTGGGCCTGCCTGTCACCCGTGTCGTTCACATTGCCCTACAGCTGCAGGCTGGCAGCTTCAGGTCTTTGCACACGGCTGCCAGAACCTCCGCCTGGGAGCTTGTGCATGAGTGGGAACCAGGGCCGGGTACAGGAGAGCCGCCGCTCCAGGTCTGCAACAACTCAGCCATCCCTATCTGTGTCTTCAGGGTCACCCTCAAGAAATTGAAATGAGGCTGGCCCGCCTTAGCCACCCAGCCGCCTACAGCTAGACTCAGATGTGGCTCTTCTTGTATCGATTACTGTCATGGACCTTCTGCTAGAGCCGCGTAGGAAAAAGCCTGTCCCCTTGCAGCCCAGAGAACTGTGAACTGAGCAGGCAAATAGTGTCTTTTGTTGGGCCCAAGCAGTGGGTTTTCCTGAATCTTTGTGTTCTGTAGCCATCGTCCTATACGATAAAAAGTTTCAAGTTGTGTCGGTGCCTGGCCACCCCACTGCAAAAAAAGAACCAGGATTGCACTTGTTTCTGTCTGTCAGAGCCCTTAGTCTTCTCCGTTGTGTAATGTTGACTGTGCTGGGTGTTGAATGTACAGAAGTGGAAAAACAGATAGGATCCCTGCCTGTGGTGGACACGGTCCTTTCAGTCTAGTGTGGGAGGAAGAGGGATGTTAGACATTAAGCAGATTATCACCCAAATAAATATGAAGTGATGAATTATGACAAGTGCTGTGAGTGAAAGGAGATGGGAGAGCCTATACCAGGGAAACTTCACTTGGGGGCCAGGGTTGGAATTCATTATTGTAATTATGTTATATTGTATTTGTACATTTGTGAGGGAGAGAGCATGGGTTTTGAAacagacctaggtttgattcccaTTTGTGCACTTGctatttttgtgaccttgtgcaAGTTGATGAACGTCTCTAAAGCTCACTTTTCTCATCCATAGAGAAGGTTCAGTAGGTCTTACGTTATAGGCAGTAGCTTGTTTGGTGCCATGGAAAGTGGTAAATTAATGCAGTGGTTTTTAATCTTTGGCATTTACTATTCCAGAGAAATGCCCGAGTAACTTTGGAAACTGATACATCAGTTATTTTGCTAAGTACAGGGAGATTAAAACAGTTACTGCTTATTATCACCATTGTTTCAAAAAAAgtaagactatttttaaaaaagctttttattttgaaatatgtagGGCTATTTTAACATCTGTTCCCTCCCCCCAAATGTAGGATAGTTCATATCTCAGAATAAAGGGCAGTCTTTTCCAAGGGAGATTcgtgtatttaaatttttttccatgattatatattattttaaagcattttgaagAATATATTAAAGATAAATCTGATTTAAGCTGTGATGATTTTGTATATAATGAGCAGATTGCATTGAAACACATATCTTTTCTGCCATTAACAGATATGACAGCTTGCAAATCTGTTGGATAAAATTACTAATGTGATCCAAACTCGAAATCACTcagatttaatttcatttattgctcCCTTATAAACACAGCCTAAAAAAAAGTAGTGCTCAGCATTGAAATATCTGTGTATAgcaagattaaattaaaaaaaaatttttaattggaggataattgccttacaatattctgttggtttctgccatatagcaacacaggtatacgtatgtcccctccctttcaAGATTACATGTGGTAAGTAAATATAAGTATCATAAAAGATTCTCCAGTTACAGGATCctttttgtaaagattaaatcAGCCTAATAACTCGTAAATTTTGACTTTTGAAGTATTTGTGAAGGTGACTAGGATTATAAGGTAGAAGAGATAAATATGAcgattattttttttgtttgaatttctGGTTTACTCAGGTACTAACACTatactgtttctctgtctcttctttttctttaaggaatATATACATGCTTCAAAGCCCAAAGCTCAGGAAAGTGAACTGAAAATCAGTGCTGTGTTTTCAGTCAGTGATAGTCCTCTTGGTAAGAAGCAGAACTGTAAGTTAGTTGCGATCCGTATCTGTTCTATTCTGACTAGTAGAATGGATGGAAAGTACCTCCTCGTGTaagtctgttttcttcctttagaCAAAGCAGTGCTTTTCAGACTGGCTGGTTGGTCTTGACCACAATTGTAAAAAGTGGAATATGattacagttgatccttgaacacaTGGATTTGAATGGGTGCAGGTCAGCTTATTTgggtgatttttttcaataaatacagtaccagtattttcattttatagatctgTAAATTAAGTATGGGGAGATTTTTATGTTCAGTTGGAAATCGCAATATGTGAAATCAAAAGAATTAGAGTTTGAGTCCTGATTCTATCCAAAGTTTCAGCTGCCTGCCCTTGGATGAGTCATTTGTCTGTTCTTTTGGTTTTGAGGCAGACATAGCAGGACATGGATTTTCGACTGCATGGGGTTGGCACCCCCGCCCCTGAATTGCTCATGGGTCAACTGTATATCAGAGTGTGATGCATATAGTAAGGAAACATATTATTTCATAAAACTGTTGTTTCAGCTATTTAATTTTGTATGCTTATTCACATACATACAAATCTGCGTATGTGTCTCCTGGGTTGTAATGTGAAATGTGGTTCTTTCTGTGTGTCACGGTTAAATAAATTGGAAATCACCTGTTCTGGAGTGGTTCATTGTCTCAATATTGGATTTCCAGACTGAGGGAATTTGTCCTAAAAAATAGAGAATGTATATATGTTCATGTTgatatgaaaattttttttttctgtttgtttctttttcttattttgtttttatagccCAACAGTTGACCCCAGGCTTTCAGCTTTCTCTTGCATCATCTGGCCCAAATGTATCACTTCCTTCAGTTCCAGCTGTAGCTCTTCAGGTTTTTTGCTCTGGTTGtaaaaaaatgctttataaagGTCAAACTGCATTTCATAAGACAGGATCTACTCAGCTCTTTTGCTCCACAAGGTGCATCATCGGACATTCTTCGTCTGTCTGCCTACTACCTCCTCCCAAGAAAACCTGTGCAAACTGCTCAAAGTATGAGTTTCttaattatatctttttatttttttagtgtatttaGTTCAAACATACTATCACTACTATAAATTTCTTTAGCACatttctttggaaatattttttagcTAATTGAGAAATTTGCAAATTCTAAagtttataaagttaaataagtgaCTTGATGTAAAAAAGGATTGCCTAACCCAGTTTTCCTATGtctttcaatttaaattttactaGAAAGAA includes the following:
- the LOC113890161 gene encoding ribonuclease P protein subunit p20-like codes for the protein MAENREPIGVVKAEPDPVEYTLWERLPHRLPWRPSDIYVHKKTGLMVQLACCQKLLGRRAGIQSACTEIFTHHLGLPVTRVVHIALQLQAGSFRSLHTAARTSAWELVHEWEPGPGTGEPPLQVCNNSAIPICVFRVTLKKLK